A region of Elusimicrobiota bacterium DNA encodes the following proteins:
- a CDS encoding AAA family ATPase — MKNRPFWLNLIQTAWKRRSIVWLSGVRRSGKTTLCKSLPGVDYYDCDLPSVRRALGDPEGFLLARQGKTVVFDEIHRLADPSEFLKIAADHFPNIRVLATGSSSLGAAAKFRDTLTGRKTEIWLTPMMSSDLSDIGPVDLDRRLWQGGLPPFFIDLKAGEAEFQEWMDSYWSRDILELFRLERRDSF; from the coding sequence ATGAAGAATAGGCCGTTTTGGCTGAACCTTATTCAAACCGCCTGGAAACGCCGGTCCATCGTGTGGCTTTCTGGTGTCCGCCGATCTGGAAAAACGACGCTTTGTAAAAGTTTGCCGGGTGTGGATTATTATGATTGTGATCTTCCCAGTGTGCGCCGAGCCTTGGGAGACCCGGAAGGTTTCTTGTTGGCACGTCAAGGCAAAACGGTGGTCTTCGATGAAATTCACAGACTGGCCGACCCCTCCGAATTTCTAAAAATAGCGGCGGATCATTTCCCGAACATCCGGGTCCTCGCGACCGGATCATCCTCCCTGGGGGCCGCGGCAAAATTTCGCGATACCCTCACCGGTCGAAAAACGGAAATCTGGCTCACCCCCATGATGTCCTCTGATCTTTCAGACATTGGCCCGGTCGACTTGGACCGACGACTTTGGCAGGGGGGGTTGCCGCCTTTTTTTATTGATTTGAAAGCGGGTGAAGCCGAATTTCAGGAGTGGATGGACTCTTACTGGTCCCGGGATATTTTGGAACTTTTTCGTTTGGAAAGGCGTGATTCCTTTTGA
- a CDS encoding DUF4143 domain-containing protein → MKFMELLFVSSGSIFEANTYARPCEVDRKTIQNYLRVLEATHTAHRLKPFHTNPSAEIISAPKVYGFDTGFIASLKGWKDRRQEDRGILWEHYVLNEIHARLQTRRIHYWRDKNGHEIDFVLAPAGRPPMAIECKWSGRDVDLRGIKAFHKTYPKADCFVVGADIHLPFEQVDGSCRVRFVDLETLIKTISPSIRL, encoded by the coding sequence TTGAAATTCATGGAACTCTTGTTCGTCTCCAGCGGATCCATATTTGAAGCCAACACCTACGCACGCCCGTGTGAGGTGGACAGAAAAACCATCCAAAATTATCTTCGCGTTTTGGAGGCCACACACACGGCGCATCGGCTGAAACCCTTTCATACCAACCCGAGCGCTGAGATCATTTCCGCCCCAAAAGTGTATGGGTTTGACACCGGCTTTATCGCGTCACTGAAAGGATGGAAAGACCGCCGACAGGAAGACCGAGGGATTTTGTGGGAGCATTATGTTTTGAATGAAATTCACGCCCGCCTTCAAACTCGGCGCATACATTATTGGAGAGACAAAAACGGACACGAAATTGATTTTGTTCTAGCCCCGGCGGGGCGCCCCCCCATGGCCATCGAGTGCAAATGGTCAGGTCGGGATGTGGATCTGAGAGGGATTAAAGCGTTCCACAAGACCTATCCCAAGGCAGATTGCTTCGTTGTCGGGGCCGATATCCATCTCCCTTTTGAGCAGGTGGACGGCTCGTGTCGCGTTCGCTTCGTCGATCTCGAAACCCTGATCAAAACGATCTCGCCATCCATCCGACTGTAA
- the xseB gene encoding exodeoxyribonuclease VII small subunit, which produces MTKKAEGYAQAYAELQKILEALDQGEIDVDELSEKVKRAAELIDFCQKRLRDTELQVKRVMQKLEKTVEEEKE; this is translated from the coding sequence ATGACGAAAAAAGCCGAAGGGTACGCCCAAGCTTACGCGGAACTCCAGAAAATATTGGAGGCGTTGGACCAGGGGGAGATCGATGTGGACGAACTGTCGGAAAAGGTGAAACGCGCCGCCGAACTCATCGACTTCTGCCAAAAACGCCTGCGCGACACCGAACTCCAAGTCAAACGCGTCATGCAAAAACTAGAGAAGACCGTGGAGGAAGAAAAAGAGTAA